From one bacterium genomic stretch:
- a CDS encoding rhomboid family intramembrane serine protease: MIPLRDSTRSASPPVVVYSLIAACVGTFLYAESLGGGAQMALYASLGAVPKAVTAGPWPDAWLGLITSIFLHGSWAHLGGNMLYLWIFGDNVEDAMGHGRFLAFYLVTGVIAGLAHVATSPSSPVPLIGASGAIAGVLGAYIVLYPRARILSLLILGIFVRLAELPAVLVLSLWFVLQLLSGVAALGAPGITTVAWWAHIGGFLAGVVLVPALARRRGIRPA; the protein is encoded by the coding sequence GTGATCCCGCTGCGGGACAGCACCCGCTCCGCGTCGCCGCCCGTGGTCGTCTACAGCCTCATCGCCGCGTGCGTCGGCACCTTTCTCTACGCCGAGAGCCTGGGCGGCGGCGCACAGATGGCCCTCTACGCCTCCCTGGGCGCGGTTCCCAAGGCCGTGACCGCCGGGCCGTGGCCCGATGCCTGGCTGGGCCTGATTACCTCGATCTTCCTGCACGGTAGCTGGGCGCACCTGGGCGGGAACATGCTCTATCTCTGGATCTTCGGGGACAACGTGGAAGATGCGATGGGGCACGGCCGGTTCCTGGCGTTCTACCTCGTCACCGGCGTGATCGCAGGGCTGGCCCACGTGGCCACCTCACCGTCCTCACCCGTGCCCCTGATAGGCGCGAGCGGCGCGATCGCCGGCGTGCTCGGCGCCTACATCGTCCTCTACCCGAGGGCGCGCATCCTGTCTCTTCTGATACTGGGGATCTTCGTTCGCCTGGCGGAGCTGCCGGCGGTGCTTGTGCTCTCCCTCTGGTTCGTTCTTCAGTTGCTCTCAGGCGTGGCAGCGTTGGGAGCCCCCGGGATTACCACGGTGGCCTGGTGGGCGCACATAGGCGGGTTCCTGGCCGGGGTTGTGCTCGTGCCCGCGTTAGCCAGGCGCCGCGGCATCCGCCCGGCGTAG
- the ispG gene encoding flavodoxin-dependent (E)-4-hydroxy-3-methylbut-2-enyl-diphosphate synthase: MHRLLTRKVKVGPVEIGGGAPVAVQSMTVTDTRDVEATLVQIYQLAAEGCEIVRLAVPDAEAAAALAQIKSRSPLPVVADIHFDHRLALLALEAGVDKLRINPGNIGSRARTRIVARESRARGIPIRIGANVGSLSKAALRRFGRPCADALVESALEDVRVLEDLEFHDIVISVKASDVPMMIEAYTALSERTRYPLHVGVTEAGTAWAGGLKSAVGIGTVLARGIGDTIRVSLAADPVEEVRAAYEILKSLGLRSRGVQFVACPSCGRAEVDIIRIAQEVEQRLRHIPSPVKVAVMGCAVNGPGEARMADVGVACGRGMGLIFRDGRIVASLPEHQLIDALMETVWTIARERYGAVGPAP; the protein is encoded by the coding sequence ATGCACCGTCTGCTGACCAGGAAGGTGAAGGTCGGACCGGTGGAGATCGGCGGCGGCGCGCCGGTGGCCGTGCAGTCCATGACCGTCACCGACACGCGGGACGTTGAGGCAACGCTGGTCCAGATCTACCAACTCGCCGCCGAGGGATGCGAGATCGTGCGGCTTGCCGTCCCCGACGCCGAAGCCGCCGCGGCGCTGGCCCAGATCAAGTCCAGGAGCCCGCTGCCGGTGGTCGCCGACATCCACTTCGACCACCGCCTCGCCCTCCTGGCCCTGGAGGCCGGGGTAGACAAGCTGCGCATCAATCCGGGCAACATAGGCAGCCGCGCACGTACCCGGATTGTAGCGCGCGAATCCAGGGCCCGCGGGATCCCGATCCGCATCGGAGCCAACGTGGGCTCGCTGTCCAAGGCCGCGCTGCGGAGGTTTGGCCGACCCTGTGCGGACGCGCTCGTGGAGAGCGCCCTGGAAGACGTGCGGGTTCTGGAGGACCTGGAGTTCCACGACATCGTCATTTCCGTCAAGGCGTCCGACGTGCCTATGATGATCGAGGCCTACACGGCTCTGAGCGAGCGGACCCGCTATCCGCTGCACGTGGGCGTGACCGAGGCCGGCACCGCATGGGCGGGTGGGTTGAAGTCCGCGGTGGGAATCGGGACTGTACTGGCCCGGGGGATCGGGGACACGATACGGGTGTCGCTGGCGGCCGATCCCGTGGAGGAGGTGCGGGCCGCGTATGAGATCCTCAAGAGTCTGGGACTGCGCTCGCGCGGGGTGCAGTTCGTGGCCTGCCCGTCCTGCGGCCGAGCCGAGGTGGACATCATCCGGATCGCCCAGGAAGTGGAGCAGCGCCTCCGCCACATCCCATCTCCCGTGAAGGTGGCGGTGATGGGGTGCGCGGTTAACGGACCGGGCGAGGCACGCATGGCCGACGTCGGCGTCGCCTGCGGACGGGGGATGGGGCTGATCTTCAGGGACGGGAGGATCGTGGCCAGTCTTCCGGAACACCAACTGATTGACGCGCTCATGGAGACGGTCTGGACGATTGCCCGCGAGCGGTACGGCGCGGTCGGGCCTGCTCCGTGA
- a CDS encoding M50 family metallopeptidase — MHNVLAAIAAFGAMIFVHELGHFLMARRAGVRVHVFALGFGPQIVGWQKGGTRYSINLIPLGGFVRMEGEDSQGGSGPDSFTSKSVGARMAIIAAGPIMNMLMAVVILAVAAGTAGIPSGPSTRIGTVESGWPAAAAGLQQGDLIVSIDGVTMPNGERIIETIHRSAGRPLELRVLRGTQEFTVTVTPRLDPGRGVGRIGFSPEPLWKRLNPPAALAWGVERTGQLVTTLSGALVSLTRERKLLENLGGPVAAGSILAQAADSGAAVFFHVAAFLSVIIGFFNLLPLPALDGGRLVFLLVEAVRRRPLDPRREGLVHTIGFALLLLLLIGLTVRDVARL, encoded by the coding sequence GTGCACAACGTACTGGCGGCGATAGCCGCGTTTGGCGCCATGATCTTCGTGCACGAGTTGGGGCACTTCCTGATGGCCCGCCGCGCCGGGGTGCGCGTCCACGTATTCGCCCTGGGGTTTGGTCCCCAGATTGTGGGCTGGCAGAAGGGCGGGACGAGATACTCCATCAACCTCATACCCCTGGGCGGTTTCGTGCGCATGGAGGGCGAGGACAGCCAGGGCGGCAGCGGCCCTGACAGCTTCACCTCCAAGAGCGTTGGCGCACGGATGGCCATCATAGCCGCCGGCCCGATAATGAACATGCTTATGGCCGTGGTAATCCTGGCCGTGGCCGCCGGAACCGCAGGGATCCCCTCAGGACCCAGCACGCGCATCGGCACGGTGGAAAGCGGATGGCCGGCAGCGGCCGCCGGGCTTCAACAAGGCGATCTGATCGTGTCCATAGACGGCGTGACGATGCCGAATGGGGAGCGCATCATCGAAACGATCCACCGCAGCGCCGGGCGGCCGTTGGAGCTGCGCGTGCTCCGCGGCACGCAGGAGTTCACGGTGACCGTTACTCCCCGGCTGGACCCAGGGCGCGGCGTCGGCCGGATAGGGTTTTCCCCCGAGCCGCTCTGGAAACGCCTCAATCCTCCGGCGGCCCTCGCCTGGGGAGTGGAGCGGACAGGGCAGCTCGTGACCACGCTGAGCGGGGCCCTGGTGTCGTTGACCCGCGAGCGCAAGCTCCTGGAAAACTTGGGAGGGCCTGTGGCCGCCGGTAGCATCCTGGCGCAGGCGGCGGATTCCGGAGCGGCGGTGTTCTTCCATGTGGCCGCGTTTCTCAGTGTGATCATCGGGTTCTTCAACCTGCTCCCGCTGCCGGCGCTGGATGGAGGCCGCTTGGTGTTCCTGCTGGTGGAGGCGGTGCGCCGGCGTCCGCTCGACCCGCGCCGGGAGGGCCTGGTGCACACGATCGGTTTCGCCCTGCTGCTGCTGCTTCTGATCGGGCTGACCGTTCGTGACGTCGCGCGACTGTAG
- the dxr gene encoding 1-deoxy-D-xylulose-5-phosphate reductoisomerase — MAAVTRLVILGSTGSIGRAALEVASALGDVEVIGLAARRGGEELAVQAQRWRPRAVAIEDTAAAERLRGILPPGVRLLIGPDAATELAALPEADMVLVAVVGVAGLRPTLAALDAGHDVALANKEALVAGGHLVKAARERTGARLLPVDSEHSAVFQCLAGEDPAAVRRLILTASGGPFLRRPVAELGTVTVEETLAHPTWTMGRKVTVDSATLMNKGLEIIEAYWLFEVPQNHIEVVIHPQSLVHSMVEFVDGSTIAQVARPDMRGPIQHALSRGRRRPGLVAPMEWDHLALTFERPEPERFPALALAREALRLGGTAPVVLNAANEVAVERFLSGAICFTGIAATVAEVLARHEPRPALTIEAVLETDAWARARASETIQPTG; from the coding sequence ATGGCTGCTGTGACGCGGCTGGTGATTCTGGGCTCGACTGGGAGCATAGGCAGGGCGGCCCTCGAGGTCGCATCCGCGCTCGGCGACGTGGAAGTGATCGGGCTGGCGGCGCGCCGCGGCGGCGAGGAGCTGGCAGTTCAGGCGCAGCGGTGGCGCCCGCGCGCCGTTGCGATCGAAGACACGGCGGCTGCAGAGCGGCTGCGAGGGATCTTGCCGCCCGGGGTCAGGTTGCTGATTGGGCCGGACGCCGCCACCGAACTGGCCGCGCTCCCCGAGGCAGATATGGTGTTGGTGGCCGTGGTCGGCGTGGCAGGGCTGCGTCCCACGCTGGCGGCCTTGGACGCCGGGCACGACGTGGCGCTGGCCAACAAGGAAGCGCTGGTGGCGGGTGGCCATCTAGTCAAGGCCGCCCGCGAGCGCACCGGCGCCAGACTGCTCCCGGTGGACAGCGAGCACAGTGCGGTGTTCCAGTGTTTGGCCGGGGAGGATCCTGCCGCGGTGCGGCGGTTGATACTCACTGCCTCGGGCGGGCCGTTCCTGCGAAGGCCGGTGGCCGAGCTCGGCACCGTCACGGTGGAGGAGACGTTGGCCCACCCGACCTGGACCATGGGCAGGAAGGTCACGGTTGACTCCGCGACCCTCATGAACAAAGGGCTGGAGATCATAGAGGCGTACTGGCTGTTCGAGGTTCCCCAGAACCACATCGAGGTTGTGATCCATCCCCAGAGCCTCGTGCACTCCATGGTGGAGTTTGTGGACGGTTCGACGATCGCACAGGTTGCGCGCCCAGACATGCGGGGGCCGATCCAACACGCCCTATCCAGAGGCCGCCGCCGCCCGGGTCTGGTAGCGCCGATGGAATGGGACCATCTCGCCTTGACGTTTGAACGTCCAGAGCCGGAGCGCTTCCCCGCACTTGCGTTGGCACGGGAGGCGCTACGGCTAGGTGGAACGGCGCCGGTTGTTCTGAACGCCGCCAACGAGGTCGCGGTGGAACGGTTCCTCTCCGGTGCGATATGCTTTACCGGGATAGCCGCGACCGTGGCCGAGGTGCTGGCGCGGCACGAGCCGCGTCCTGCCCTGACGATCGAGGCGGTGTTGGAGACGGATGCCTGGGCTCGGGCCCGGGCTTCCGAGACGATTCAGCCCACGGGGTGA
- a CDS encoding phosphatidate cytidylyltransferase — MPDLTQGPKDRMLARRVATAGVGAPVLIAAIWFGGWALLAVVLILSASGAVEFRRLATLAGYRISVVVLAGTLLFPLLAAAGRWTDAGVLAVGLVLAAAAASLVSPHRVAAPRHAAATALGVFYVGALFAHLILMRGALGPAVTLVVVGLIWANDTAAYFAGGAWGRRKLAPSISPGKSVEGFLAGIAAAVGTAAVLAFLMDWPLGSLAGIGLGVALAAVAGDLWESALKRRAGVKDSGALLPGHGGVLDRFDAVLFGVPAGYYLWRWLL, encoded by the coding sequence GTGCCTGACCTAACGCAGGGGCCCAAGGATCGGATGCTGGCGCGGCGCGTTGCCACGGCCGGCGTGGGCGCGCCGGTGCTGATCGCCGCCATCTGGTTCGGCGGGTGGGCGCTGCTGGCTGTTGTGTTGATACTCTCCGCATCCGGCGCGGTCGAGTTCCGTCGCCTGGCCACGTTGGCCGGATATCGCATCTCCGTGGTGGTGCTCGCGGGCACGCTGCTCTTCCCGCTCCTGGCGGCAGCGGGCCGGTGGACCGACGCGGGCGTGCTCGCGGTTGGGCTTGTTCTGGCGGCCGCGGCGGCTTCGCTCGTATCCCCGCATCGGGTCGCCGCGCCAAGGCATGCCGCCGCCACCGCGCTGGGAGTGTTCTATGTCGGCGCTTTGTTCGCTCACCTGATCCTAATGCGCGGCGCCCTCGGCCCCGCGGTAACGCTGGTGGTTGTGGGGCTGATCTGGGCCAACGACACCGCGGCGTACTTCGCCGGAGGCGCCTGGGGTCGCCGCAAACTGGCCCCCTCGATCAGTCCGGGAAAGAGCGTTGAAGGGTTTCTTGCCGGGATCGCGGCCGCGGTGGGGACCGCGGCCGTCTTGGCCTTTCTGATGGACTGGCCCTTGGGATCGCTGGCCGGCATCGGTCTGGGCGTCGCTCTGGCCGCGGTGGCCGGAGATCTGTGGGAGTCCGCTCTCAAGCGGAGGGCCGGCGTCAAGGACTCGGGCGCGCTGCTCCCGGGCCACGGCGGCGTGCTGGACCGGTTCGACGCGGTGCTGTTCGGCGTGCCTGCCGGGTACTACCTGTGGAGATGGCTGCTGTGA
- the uppS gene encoding polyprenyl diphosphate synthase, translated as MASGNSPPSPAPLDPLRVPSHVAIIMDGNGRWASSRGLPRSAGHRAGLGAVRRAIEGCRDLGIRILTLYAFSTENWRRPSHEVGLLMGLLHERLVAEAEELQRSGIRVRIVGDLGAIAPETRAQIERVEAMAVESQALLLNIAFNYGGRAEIARAARTLAEGVRDGRFGVEQISEPALAECLYTAGLPDPELLIRTGGEQRLSNFLLWQAAYAELLFLDVYWPDFDRHHLVAAVNEYQRRQRRFGGATSA; from the coding sequence GTGGCTAGCGGAAACTCACCGCCGTCCCCGGCGCCGTTGGATCCCCTGCGCGTTCCCTCTCACGTCGCTATCATCATGGACGGCAACGGCCGCTGGGCCAGTTCTCGCGGGCTGCCCCGCTCCGCCGGCCACCGGGCCGGGCTGGGGGCCGTCCGGAGGGCCATCGAGGGCTGCCGCGACCTCGGCATCCGCATCCTCACGCTGTACGCCTTCTCCACCGAGAACTGGCGGCGCCCCAGCCATGAGGTGGGCTTGCTGATGGGTCTGCTCCACGAGCGGCTCGTGGCCGAGGCCGAGGAGTTACAGCGGAGCGGCATCCGTGTGCGGATCGTCGGCGATCTGGGCGCGATCGCGCCCGAGACCCGCGCCCAGATCGAGCGGGTAGAGGCCATGGCGGTGGAAAGTCAGGCGCTGCTGCTCAACATCGCCTTCAACTACGGCGGCCGGGCCGAGATCGCGCGGGCGGCACGCACGCTGGCTGAGGGGGTGCGGGACGGGCGGTTCGGGGTGGAGCAGATCTCCGAGCCAGCCCTGGCCGAATGCCTCTACACAGCCGGCCTGCCCGATCCCGAGCTGCTGATACGTACGGGCGGCGAGCAACGGCTCTCTAACTTCCTGCTGTGGCAGGCGGCCTACGCCGAGCTACTCTTCCTTGACGTCTACTGGCCGGACTTCGATCGCCACCACCTCGTCGCGGCAGTCAACGAGTACCAGAGGCGGCAGCGACGATTTGGCGGCGCCACCAGTGCCTGA
- a CDS encoding PASTA domain-containing protein yields the protein MVDVLGRGLDQARSALEAEGFTVEVVETRSPRRVIPTGGLRVVRQQQPADRLVRLVVTHERFAPAPRPPGG from the coding sequence GTGGTGGACGTGCTGGGGCGCGGTCTCGACCAGGCCCGCTCCGCCCTGGAGGCAGAGGGATTCACTGTTGAGGTGGTCGAGACCCGCAGCCCACGCCGGGTGATTCCAACCGGCGGGTTGCGCGTCGTGCGGCAGCAGCAACCGGCCGATCGTCTGGTTCGCCTGGTGGTGACGCACGAGCGCTTTGCGCCTGCGCCGAGGCCGCCGGGTGGCTAG
- the frr gene encoding ribosome recycling factor, giving the protein MTDEVLSDAKLRMQKAVEATRREFASLRTGRANSALLDQIRVDYYQTPTPINQLATISVPEARLLVIQPWDKSATRDIERAILKSDLGLVPSSDGIVIRIPIPTLTEERRKDLAKIARRHAEEGRVSIRNARREAKEMLEQFEDDGDIPEDECRRGLERLQHLTDETIAQLDLLLHAKEQEIMEV; this is encoded by the coding sequence ATGACCGACGAGGTGCTGAGCGACGCCAAGTTGCGCATGCAGAAGGCGGTTGAGGCCACGCGCAGAGAGTTCGCCAGCCTCCGCACCGGAAGAGCGAACTCCGCGCTGCTGGACCAGATCCGCGTTGACTACTATCAGACACCCACGCCCATCAACCAGCTCGCCACGATCTCGGTCCCCGAAGCCCGGCTGCTTGTGATCCAGCCGTGGGACAAGAGCGCGACGCGCGACATCGAACGGGCGATTCTCAAGAGCGACCTGGGCCTCGTCCCGAGCAGCGATGGGATCGTGATTCGCATTCCCATACCCACATTGACCGAGGAGCGCCGGAAGGATCTGGCAAAGATCGCGCGCAGGCACGCCGAGGAGGGCCGTGTGTCCATCCGGAATGCTCGCCGCGAAGCTAAAGAGATGCTCGAGCAGTTCGAGGACGACGGCGACATCCCCGAGGACGAATGCCGCCGGGGTCTGGAACGGCTCCAGCACTTGACCGACGAGACGATCGCCCAACTCGATCTCCTGCTCCATGCCAAGGAGCAGGAGATCATGGAGGTCTAG